The genome window ATTTTATCCAGTCGGAGGGTCTGACTGGTCTTACAGGACTACATGGCCTGAAATCGGAAATCACCCTGTCCGCGCCGTTGGGAAGATTCCGTCTCGTCGCAAAATACGACCTCATTGCAGTGGACAACGAAAAAATCAGCATCTATGACTGGAAGACCTACCGCAAGCGTCCAAAGAATGAATGGCTCGGCATCCGCTGGCAAACGCGGGTCTATCGCGCCCTGCTCGTACAGGCCGGGGCACAGCTTAACGGCGGCAGACCCATCCAACCCGGCCAGATCGAAATGGTCTACTGGTTCGCGGATTTCCCGAACGAGCCTGCGATGTTCCCCTACCAAGCGGATCAATTTAAACGGGATTGGGATGCCCTCGAAAAACTTGCCGGCGAAATCGCATCCGCTTCGAGCTTCCCGAAAACGGACGATGTCACGAAGTGCAGTTACTGCCCCTACAGGTCGTACTGCAATCGCGGCATCCGCGCCGGGGAGGCGCTCGATGCTGAACTCGAAACCGAGGCGGAGGAATTGTTCGATATCAACTTCGAGCAGATCGGGGAGATCGAGTTCTAAAAATATTTTACCTTTGTGGTCCGGTGTTAAATACCTCGATAAAAAGAGAGCCACACAAGATTGCGGCTCTCTTTTCGTTTTGATGATCCTGGCTATATGTTTACTGCCATGCAAGCGCGCCTGACGCATTATAGTTGAAGGCAAGCAGTTCAAGGTCGAGGAAGTCGATCACGCCGTCGTTGTTCAAATCCGCCTCGGCGGGGAGGGAGGCGTTGTAACTCATCCCAATGGTAAGGGCATCGAACTGGTCAATGACGCCGTTGCCGTCAATATCACCAGCGGGCAGACTCACCGTTGGCATGGTGGTGACAACTCCATTCATGAGGGTAATGGAGCCTTGGGCGTTGAGAAAACCCGGTGCGGAGGCAATGATGGCATATGTCCCGGCGGAAACAGGCAGGCTGAAAGTGCCATCAAGATTGGCGGTTTCTGACAGGACAAGCTGATTACCCGAGTCAAATAGTTCAATGGTGATGGGCTTGCTTGCAAACACCTGTCCATTGACGATGGCGGTGGTGGGGACGACGCCGGTCGGCGAAGCCCCAACTCCAATAACGGTTACGTTATCTGGAATGTACTCGATGGATTCCAGAGTACCCTGGCCTTCAGACACGCGCGCCGTACATTGAACGGGAGTCTGCCCCGCCTGCAGGCCCTGGACCATGAAGGTAAAGACCGTGCCGCTGGTGGTCGCCCTTTTGCCGTCACTTCCCGCAACCGCAAGGATAAACTGACCAAACTGGGGACCGTTCAACGCGGACACCGGATCCGTCCCAAAAAGGCTTGTAACCAGGATATTGCTGACTTCAACCACGGCCGGGTCGTATGTGCATATGAATTCCGCACTTGTGTAACCTTCCGCTGGCACATTGAACAAACCAACAGTGACAGAACTGGATTCGCCGATCGAAAGGATTGATTGAAGGACATCCGTCCACACGTAAGGACCGCTGGGGGTCGTGATTGCAGTCGGGGTGAATATGGGAGTAGCAGTTACCGTGCTGGTCAATTCAAGCGTATCGGTTATCACGGGCGTTCCCGTGGCCACAGAGGTTTCTGTCACAATGGCGGTTACGGATGTTGAGGTTGCAATTATCGTACCTGTCGGAGTAAGAGTCACGATTGGCGTCTCGCTGCCGGAAGGCGTCTCGGAAACAAGCGGCGTTTCGGTTCCATCCGGCGTGCCGGGCGAAACGGTCACGATGGGCGTCTCGCTGCCGGAGGGCGTCTCGGAAACAAGCGGCGTTTCGGTTCCATCCGGTGTGCCAGGCGAAACGGTCACGACGGGCGTCTCGCTGCCGGAGGGCGTCTCGGAAACAAGCGGCGTTTCGGTTCCATCCGGCGTGCCGGGCGAAACGGTTACGACAGGCGTCTCACTGCCGGAGGGCGTCTCGGAAACAAGCGGCGTTTCGGTTCCATCTGTGGGGGTGACAATTGACGTGGAAGTAATGCTTGGTGGGGCAGTTATTACAGGAGTCTCCGTCATACCGGGTGTGGGGGTTGCCCCCGGAGCACTCTCTCTTGTAGCGATCAGATTGTAGTATCCTGTTCCTAATTCCGATTGGACTTGGACGAAATATGAGCCTGCCGGCCGGGTTGAATGGAGCGTTCCATGTCCACGAGAAATCTCGGCACCATCTCCGTTGAGTAATAGGATCACCGGGACAAGCCCGGCACCCGCAGGAGCTACCGTGATGGTGAACGTTGTTTGCTCGTTTAGTATCAGCGACCATCGTTCATGGCGATAGGCATCCACACTGCCGGAATACTGGGTATCCCAGGTGATGGGACCGCGGAAAGCGATTTGCAAATTTGGGATATTCATAAGTGGTTGGAGACGCCCCACTGTCTGGCCGCCCTTTGAATAGGTGGTGATGTTTGTAAACGAATTGAAATTAACCTTCCACCCTGCAAAAAGCGTACCCATGACACTGGGGCGGACGACAAAATGCAGATGCGGGCCGGGGTGCTCATTTCCCAAACACACCTGTTCACCGGAATTATTGTGAATGACTGCCAAACGCTGGTTCCTGCTGACCTTGTCTCCCTGCGTTACCTGAATATTGCCCAGATGCCAGTACTCGGTCGTCCAGCCGTTGCCATGATCGATCTTGACCCAGCAATAACCCGCCTGTGAAACCGTTCCCGCCGCCGCCGCGGTCACCCAGTCGTTCGATGTGTCCTCCCCGACCCGCATCGTAACCCGCGGAGCAAAATCAATTGCTCCACCCAGACCGTAATAATGCGGGCTGGTCTTCGGTCTTTTGGTGCCGTTATCCAAACCATCATAGGCCACCCATGCACGCCCCTGCTCCCAGGGAAGCTGAAACATGTCATCCGGCGGGGCAGCGGCAAGCGCCAGTGCACCCACGGGTATCGCTGAAAACAATATGAAAAGGAAAACAAAAATTCGCACAGGCGATTTAAGATGCATGGCTACCACCTATCCTTGGAACGCACAGCGGAAACAGTCATCAACATACACTTCGACTTTACTTATGGCTACCTCTCAGTATTCGAATGAATATGAAAAGCCCGATGAAGATAAAAACGCCAAGAATGACCAGCACAATGACCATTTCCCTTGAGAGCGAGAAGAATGCAGGTGAAGCAGACGCCACGTCCAGAGGAAGTGGGGTCCCCAATAAAGGTAAATCCTGCGGATTGGCCTGTTCGCCGCTTATTGAAAGTGGAATCTCTTTCGCTTCAACTGTCATTCCTCCAAGAGGCGCGGCAATGCCTGCTTCGTTCTTAATGGCGAGCGCCGCACTCGCAAGCGTGACATTTGTCTGGCAGGCCCCCAGAGTGACAAAGCGGACCTCCCCCAAAACACCATTTGCCATTTGGGGCGTTGAGCTGGCAAAGGTTGCATCCGCCAGCCCCGCCGTCTGGGGAAGGAGTAATCCATTCATCGTGGGGATCGAACTTGCCGCATTGAGAGGCTTGAGACAGGCCGGATCATAACTGAGTTGTACCGTAAATCCCTGAATCGGCGTGGCGGAAACAGCGTGAACCGTTACAACAAGCGTTTCCCCCGTTTTGAAGCTGTCGGTGCTGGCAGTGATCCAGATGGTCTCAGGGGATTGCGCCCTTACAGGTACAATAATAAATAAACTGAAGATCACGATGAAAAGCGGGACAACCTTTTTCATTAATTGACAACTCCGAAGGAGGACGCGCTGAGCATGGTCAGCGCGTCCCTGCAATGTTTGTGTGATTATCAGTTAACCTGCCAGTTAAGCGCGCCAGATTGACGATAGTACGCCGCCAGGAGCTCCAGGTCAAGAATGTTAATTATGCCGTCATTGTTCAAGTCCGCCACACTGGGGACGGTTAGGTTGTAGTTAATACCAATGGTCAATGCATCAAATTGATCGACCACGCCGTTGCCGTCAATGTCACCTGCGGGCAGGGTGATGGTTTGCATGGTGGTCGTGGCGCCTCCAACAATGGTTGGGGATCCCTGGGCATTAAGATACCCTGCCGCAGAAGCAACAACCGTATAGTCCCCCCGCAACACGGTCATGCTGAAACTTCCACTTTCATCCGTGGTCGTTGTCGCAGCTACAGTTGAATCCAGATTGTAGAGCGTGACCGTTACCGGCTTGTCCGCAATGACAGTTCCTGTCAGCGTTCCCAGGGGTTCGACAATCGTCAGGGTCTCCGAGGTGGCAGGCAGG of Anaerolineales bacterium contains these proteins:
- a CDS encoding PD-(D/E)XK nuclease family protein; translated protein: MAFPLTTLSQSSLQDYNDCPRRFELRYLQELSYPAIETEPALENEKHQTEGEYFHRLVQQYFVGITAEQISKLANTDNLQRWWQNFIQSEGLTGLTGLHGLKSEITLSAPLGRFRLVAKYDLIAVDNEKISIYDWKTYRKRPKNEWLGIRWQTRVYRALLVQAGAQLNGGRPIQPGQIEMVYWFADFPNEPAMFPYQADQFKRDWDALEKLAGEIASASSFPKTDDVTKCSYCPYRSYCNRGIRAGEALDAELETEAEELFDINFEQIGEIEF
- a CDS encoding peptidoglycan DD-metalloendopeptidase family protein, which encodes MHLKSPVRIFVFLFILFSAIPVGALALAAAPPDDMFQLPWEQGRAWVAYDGLDNGTKRPKTSPHYYGLGGAIDFAPRVTMRVGEDTSNDWVTAAAAGTVSQAGYCWVKIDHGNGWTTEYWHLGNIQVTQGDKVSRNQRLAVIHNNSGEQVCLGNEHPGPHLHFVVRPSVMGTLFAGWKVNFNSFTNITTYSKGGQTVGRLQPLMNIPNLQIAFRGPITWDTQYSGSVDAYRHERWSLILNEQTTFTITVAPAGAGLVPVILLLNGDGAEISRGHGTLHSTRPAGSYFVQVQSELGTGYYNLIATRESAPGATPTPGMTETPVITAPPSITSTSIVTPTDGTETPLVSETPSGSETPVVTVSPGTPDGTETPLVSETPSGSETPVVTVSPGTPDGTETPLVSETPSGSETPIVTVSPGTPDGTETPLVSETPSGSETPIVTLTPTGTIIATSTSVTAIVTETSVATGTPVITDTLELTSTVTATPIFTPTAITTPSGPYVWTDVLQSILSIGESSSVTVGLFNVPAEGYTSAEFICTYDPAVVEVSNILVTSLFGTDPVSALNGPQFGQFILAVAGSDGKRATTSGTVFTFMVQGLQAGQTPVQCTARVSEGQGTLESIEYIPDNVTVIGVGASPTGVVPTTAIVNGQVFASKPITIELFDSGNQLVLSETANLDGTFSLPVSAGTYAIIASAPGFLNAQGSITLMNGVVTTMPTVSLPAGDIDGNGVIDQFDALTIGMSYNASLPAEADLNNDGVIDFLDLELLAFNYNASGALAWQ
- a CDS encoding cohesin domain-containing protein, translating into MKKVVPLFIVIFSLFIIVPVRAQSPETIWITASTDSFKTGETLVVTVHAVSATPIQGFTVQLSYDPACLKPLNAASSIPTMNGLLLPQTAGLADATFASSTPQMANGVLGEVRFVTLGACQTNVTLASAALAIKNEAGIAAPLGGMTVEAKEIPLSISGEQANPQDLPLLGTPLPLDVASASPAFFSLSREMVIVLVILGVFIFIGLFIFIRILRGSHK